ATGCAGCCGCCTGCTCTAGATTGCCTGATAGAAGAGCCTGTCCTACATCACCTTGATGCGCGCCTGACAAGAGAATCAAATTAGGTTGATGCAACAACCACTCACGCTTGACCTCTCCTCTACCCTTATACTGATTATCTAACCAAGCCTGAGTCAACAAATCACAAAGTGCCAAATAGCCTTCGTGGTTCATCGCTAATACAGCGACCCGAAAAGGTTTGTCTCGGTCCAGTTCATTTTCTAAATATAAATCACTGCCTGCGATAGGTTTAATGCCATTTTTACGGGCCGCTTTATAAAACTTAATTAAGCCAAAAAAGTTACCTAAATCAGTTAGTGCTAAAGCGGGCTGCCCATACTCTTTGGCCTTAGCCACCATAGCAGGAATACGTGTAATCCCATCCACCACGGAGAACTCAGAATGACTACGCAAATGGACAAAAGAAGGGGTGTTTGTCATAAAAAAAACTCAATGGGATTTAGTGCTGCATCGCGTGCCATGCACGCTCTACACGTTTAACAGAAATAGGCATAGGGGTACGTAGTTCCTGAGCAAATAAAGAAACCCGTAGTTCCTCAAGCATCCAAAAAAAACGCTCAAGTTGTGGGTCCTCTGCCCCTTTAAGTGCCACCTTAGCACGCAAATATTTGGTTTGCCACGGTAGAACATCACCCAATAAACGTTGGTCCCGAGTGGGATCAGCGCGTAGCTTGTCAATTCGAATCTGTAATGCTTTTAAGTAACGTGGGTAATGACCAAGCTGCTGCGCATCGGTGTCCCGAATAAACCATTTAGACATCAAGCGCCCTTGTTGCGCCTGCATGTCCTCGTAAGCCTGTGCGTGTGCTTTCACTGTGGGTAGCTTGCGCATGAACTCCGTCCATGTTTGCAAAATCACATTGGCTTGTTTCGCTACCTCTTGCGTAATCAGACCGAAACGATTTCTAGACTGTTCAACTCGCTCATTAAAGGCTTTTTCATCTGTTGGCCATGGCTCAACTAAGCAAGACTGATCAATAGCGGCATCAATAATCTGATTTTTTAGCTCGTCCTGTGTGCCTATATTCATATAGAGCAATGCCATACGAGTTAAGTCTTTAATATTTTTTTCTTGAAACCTCACCGCCTCGCGCAAGGCAATTTTGAATAAACGACGCAGCCCTACCTTGTGATGTCGTATTGCTACCGCAGGATCATCAAACACATCAAGCTCACAATATTCCCCTTTGTCCACTAAGGCTGGATAACCAATCACGGCTTGTCCACGACGCCGAATTTCCAAAATCTCCGGTAATTGCCCAAAACTCCATGTTGTAATTTTTTCGTGGTCTAAGGCTTTAGCTACCGACTTATCTTTTACGGCAACTTCTTGGAACGAAGCCTGAGCAGCTTGGCCATGCTCGGCCTTAAGTTTGTCAATATTGCGCCCGCCGGACAACATACGACCATGCTCATCAACGAGTTTAAAATTCATCAATAAATGAGTAGGCAACGTCTCTTGCTTAAAGTCAGAAGCGTGTAAGCGCACTCTTTTTTGCTTCCAGACATCATCAATTAATGCATCAATCAAACTTTTAGAGGGAGCATGTGCTAGCTCAAACCATCGTTGATGGAACCCATCAGCATAGTCAGGCACTGGCACCGTAGCGCGTCGTAAACGCTGCGGCAAAGAGCGTAATAAATGCTGTACCTTTTCTTTCAACATGCCAGGCACTAGCCACTGTGCCCTATCATTGTCCATTTGATTTAGATGAAACAAAGGCACTGTCACCGTTAGGCCGTCTCGTATGGAGCCCGGCTCAAAGTGATAATCAGCCTTTAGCTTGACTCCTTTCCACTCTATTTGACGTGGAAAAACATCAGTAGTGACGCCTGCGGCTTCGTGCTGCATCAGTTGATCTCGACTCAGCAACAAAGCGTCAGCCTGATCTTTAGCTAATTTTTTATACCAACGCTCTAGCGTGGCAGTTTGAAATACATCCGCTGGAATCAAGTTATCATAAAATGCATAAATCAATGCATCATCAACCAAAATATCGGGTCGACGTGATTGGTGTTCTAATTTTTCGACGGCATTGATCTGCTGATCATTATGCTTAAGAAAAGCTAAATTAGACTGAATTTCTCCGGCTACTAAGCCATCACGAATAAAAATCTCTCGGGCTTCAACCGGGTTAATACGCCCATAATGAACTCGACGCCCACTATAAATCGTTAAGCCATAAAGAGCCGCCTTTTCATTTGCAACGACCTGCCCAGCCCGTTTTTCCCACCGCGCATCTGACCACGTTTTTTTCAGTAGATGAGCTGCAACTCGCTCTATCCAAACCGGCTCAATACGAGCCAAGCAGCGTGCATACAATCGCGTTGTCTCTACGAGCTCCGCAGCCAATACCCAACGTCCCGCTTTTTTCCCCAAAGTGGAGCCTGGATGTACATAAAAGCGAATATCACGCGTACCTTGATAGGCATTCGACTCTTCGGATTTATGGCCTATATTTCCGACTAGCCCCGTTAACAAACACAAGTGTATTTGTTCATAAGTGGCAGGGGCCTCATTAAAACGCCAATTTTGCTCTCGAATTAAGGTTTGCAGCTGCTTATGAACCTCTCGCCATTCCCTAAAGCGCATCGGTGATAAAAATCGCTCTCGTAACAAGGTGGCTAATTTACGATGAGACAAACGGCTTTTCACCTGCTCGGCATACCATTGCCACATTTTAATAAAAGACAAAAATTCGGACTGTGCCTCTACAAATACCTGATGGGCTCGCTCTGCAAGCTCTCGACTCTCCATCGGTCGTTCACGCGGATCTTGTACCGACAGCGCCGAAGCAATAATCAGCATTTCACTTAAGCATTGCTGATCTCTGGCCGCAAGAATCATACGAGCAATGCGTGGGTCTAAAGGTAGACGGGCTATCTCTTGGCCTATTTTGGTCAGTAGCCGCTGCTCATCTAAGGCCCCAATTTCCTGCAAGAGCTGATACCCATCCGCAATAGCACGTCCAGAGGGGGCATCCACAAAGGGAAAGCTTTCTACATCATTAAGTCGTAGTGCTTTCATGCGCAAAATCACTGCAGCTAGCGATGAGCGTAGAATTTCAGGGTCCGTAAAGGCAGCACGCTGGCTAAACTCGGTTTCATCATATAAGCGTATGCAAACACCTGGCCCCACTCGACCACATCGACCTGCTCGCTGATTAGCAGAGGCCTGACTGATGGCCTCAATACGTAATTGCTCCACCTTATTGCGCCATGAATAACGTTTGACACGAGCTAATCCACTATCAATCACATACCGAATGCCAGGCACAGTTAGTGAGGTTTCCGCTACGTTTGTGGCCAACACAATACGTCTTGCATTACCTTGTGGTTTAAAAATACGCGTTTGCTCTGCATGGCTTAGCCGTGCGTATAAAGGCAGGATATCCACGCCCACAAATTGGGCTTTTCTTAGCACATCCGTTGCCTCTCTAATCTCGCGCTCGCCGGGAAGAAAGACCAACACATCGCCACTGCCTAAACGTTGGCATTCTTGGACGGCATCTAAAATGGCATCATTTAGATCTCGCTCAGAGATATCCTCTTTTTTCTGTGCCTCTTGATCCACCTTATCCGTTAAAATAGGTCTATAGCGAATCTCTACCGGATATAATCGACCGGAAACCTCAATGATAGGAGCTGGTTTGCCCCCAGTCTGAAAATGGGTAGCAAACTGCTCAGCATCAATGGTTGCCGAGGTAATAATGACCTTTAAGTCTTTTCTTTTTTGAATAAGCTGACTTAAAAATCCAAGTAAAAAATCGATATTTAAACTACGTTCATGTGCCTCATCGATAATAATCGTATCGTAACGACGTAATAAAGGATCTCGTTGTGACTCGGCTAGCAAGATCCCATCCGTCATCAGCTTAATCGCTGATCGAGGACTGGTTTTATCGGTAAAGCGTATTTGATAACCGACCCAATCACCTATTTCTGTTTGTAATTCCTCGGCTATACGATTTGCTACCGATGTCGCAGCAATACGACGCGGTTGGGTATGGCCAATCATTTTTTTACGGCCACGCCCTAACTCCAAACAAATTTTTGGTAACTGAGTGGTTTTCCCTGATCCGGTTTCACCGCTTACAATAACCACTTGATTGTTCTTGATGGCGTCCGCAATTTCAGCACGCCGAGCACTTACAGGTAAGTCCTCTGGATACGTAATAGTAGGAAAAGAAATGACTTCGGTTGGCTGTTCGGTATTTATTTGCATGAAACTCGTTTTATGGTAATCAGTCCATCATTATAATTTTGCTTTACTCTTTGTTCACCTTATTCATCACATCATTATGAGCCAATCTGACATCGATACCCTTTCTGCCCAAGACGCTCCTGAATTTGCCCCCGCTCAGTTTGTGCGTTGGTTTCGAGAGGTGGCGCCTTATGTACATCGCTTTAGAGGCAAAACCTTTGTGATTGCTTTTGGTGGTGAACTCGTCAGGGACGGAATGCTAAGCACACTAATCCCTGATCTTTCGTTAATGTCTGCACTAGGCATTAAACTAGTATTAATCCATGGCTCCAGACCCCAAGTTAATGAACAACTACGTGTCAAGGGCCATGACATGCGTTTTGGTCGGCGTAATGAACCAACCAGTGCTGCAGCATTAGAGTGTGCCAAAGAGGCAGCGGGTGAAATCCGTCTCGATATTGAGGCGGCGTTTAGTCAAGGCTTACCAAACACGCCGATGTCACATGCTCAAATTCGTGTGATTTCAGGTAACTTTGTTACAGCTCGTCCCATGGGAGTCATAGATGGAGTGGACTACAAACATGCGGGCGCTGTACGCAAAATTGATACGAACTCTATTCTACGTTCTTTAGAGCACGAAGCCATTGTACTGCTATCCCCCTTAGGTTTTTCACCAACAGGTGAAGCATTTAATCTGGCCATGGAAGAGCTTGCCCTAAATACAGCCGTAGCCATACGTGCAGAAAAACTAATTTATCTCACTCCAAACGGCATCGCTACCAAAGACCTAGGGGCGGAAATAGCTGGTGAACTAGCCCGTATTGAGGCAGATAAGCTGCTTAGCGCAGGCCAGCTTGATGATGACTCTACTGTATTTTTAGAGTCAGCCTCTCAAGCCGTAAAACGTGGCGTACCCCGAGCTCATTTGGTTCCTTACCCCCAAGACGGCGGGGTCTTGCTTGAGATCTTCACCCATGACGGTGTAGGCACTATGGTCGTAGAAGACAAACTGGATGATTTGCGACCTGCAACCTTAGATGATGTAGGGGCTATTCTCCAACTGATAGAGCCGCTCGAAGCAGACGGGACCTTAGTGCCGCGTGGGCGTGCCGTTGTAGAGCGTGAGGTAGAACGTTTTACCGTATTAGAACATGACGGCATTATCTATGGTTGTGTTTCCATTACCCCATACTTAAGTGAAAACATGGTCGAAATGGCCTGTTTAATTGTGCAATCTGAATGGCAAGGTGAAGGTGAAGGCGAACTATTACTGCGTCACGCAGAAAGCCGTGCCAAAACCTTGGGTGCCACCCATCTTTTTGTCTTAACTACTCGTACCTCTCATTGGTTTATCAAACGTGGTTTTATGCAAGGCTCTGTGTCTAATCTACCAAAAGAAAAGCAAGCACAATACAATCGCTCACGCAACAGCTTAGTTTTTATTAAGAAGCTAAAATAAACCGTATACACATATCATTTACGCGGTTTGCTAGGGCACTCCGCGACTCCCTATTACAATGGGATCGATAATTTATTTATAAAGGTGTTATATGTCCAGAATGGTGCAGTGTATAAAACTAAAAACGCAAGCCCCAGGCTTAGAGTTTCCTCCTTACCCGGGTGATCTAGGGGTGAAAATCTGGCAGTCCATTTCACAAGAAGCTTGGGCTAATTGGATCCAAATTCAAACGCGTATTGTGAATGAGAACCGTTTGAATTTAGCTGACGCACGTGCTCGAAAATATTTAACCGAGCAAATGCAACGTTACTTATTCGAAGACCAAGAGGTCGATGCTCACGGGTATGTGCCCCCTACCGAATAAGCCACGCATACAACAAAGCCGCTCATTAAAGCGGCTTTGTTGTTTAGCGATTACAGCACGTGTTAATCATCAAAATCCACGTCTTCACCTAGGGCCGTACGCACTGTGTTTTTCATGCCTGTGTGACGTACATCATCACCACGAACCATGTAAATAACACGTTCCGCCATGTTTTTAGCATGATCGCCCATACGCTCTAGAGCCCGTGCAATAAAGATTAAATCAATAGAGCGGGAAATAGTACGAGGATCTTCAATCATATACGTAATAATATGACGCAAAGAGCCTTTCCACTCTTTGTCCACGTCTTTATCTTTACGCACTACATCCGCTGCCAACACCATATCCTGACGAGCAAAAGCATCTAAAGACTGATGAATCATTGAGACCACTGAATTACTCATGTGACGTAGCTCAACCACAGGCTCGTATCCGGTATCCGCCTCGTATAAGCGACGTGCCATTTTAGCAATGCGCTCTGCTTCATCACCACAACGCTCTAAGTCTGTCAGCATTTTGGAGATAGAGAGCAACAGGCGTAAATCAATCGCCGTAGGCTGATTACGAGCAATGATATACGTAATACGCTCATCAATATCGACCTCAAGGCTATTAACCTCTTTTTCGCGTTCACGGACGAGGTCAACTAAGGACAGGTCACCGCTAAATAAAGCCTCCATGGCTTGTTCAACCATAGACTCCACCACACCACCCATTTGTAAAAACAAAGAGCGAGTGGCTTCGAGGTCGGAATGGAACTGTTTGTTAGTGTGTTCGATCATAAAAACCTATGCGCGCGCAGAAAAATAACAAGAATAGAGAGAGGCTAGTACAACAATATACTATGCCATTATGACATAGTTGTTACACCATTTTGCGTAGCAACCAAGGCTACACTGGCCCCTGTTAAGGCGAATAAACCACAACACACCACACCAGGAATGTCATTGATTTTTGACTCAAATTGGGCTGGCTCTGTTATAGCTAGCCCATGCACATCAATAATGTCATTACCATTATCTGTGACAAAATCTGCACGCCATTTTACCGTACCACCTAGCTGCTCTAGGCGACGTGTAACGGACTGACGAGCCATTGGAATGACTTCGATAGGCAGCGGAAAAGCACCTAACTGCTGTACGACTTTAGAGTCATCCACAATACATAAAAAATGCTGAGCAACCGAAGCGACAATTTTCTCACGAGTCAACGCCCCACCGCCACCTTTGGTCATATTTAGTTGGCCATCAATTTCATCCGCCCCATCAATATACCAATCCATACTTTGAATTTGGTTTAAGTCCAAGACCTCTATGCCATGCTGCTGCAAACGTAAGGTAGAACGTTCAGAGCTAGAGGCTGCAGCTTTAAATGCCCCTTTATGTTGTGCCAAAGCATCTATAAACATATCTACGGTTGAGCCCGTACCAATCCCGAGGATTGTGTCAGCAGACAATTTAGGAAGAATAAAGTCAATCGCTGCAGCAGCGACCTGTTGTTTAAGTTGGTCTTGTGTGTACATAATAAAAAATAAGTTAGGCAAAGCGCTGGGTAAAGAGGTCGGGTTTGAATCCAACCGAGACGGCCTGATCATCAACGGCGACGGGTCTACGCACCAATGTGGGAAAATCCGCAATTAATTGTAGCCAATCTTGATCACGTTCAGGTGTTTTACGCTCCTCAGGCAAATTCCTCCAGGTCGGGGAAGCCCGATTAACAAGCTTAGCCCATCCACCTAGCTGCTCAGACCACTGCAATAATAAGTCAGCACTAACCGGCTGATCTCTATAATCAACAAATTGATGTGCTACTTGATGCTCATCAAGCCACTGAATGGCTTTTTTACAGGTACTGCAATTTTTTAAACCGTAAATCATTAACATAATCATAAAAACAGCCGCTTAACGCGGCTGCTTTACATTAAGAGTTATCTTTTTGTAGACGACTTGCCACAATCACAACAAGTCCTACACCGAAAATAAATAACGTCGCTAAAGCATTGATCTCTGGCTTTAAACCCAATCGCACCCTAGAAAACACCTCTACGGGCAACGTGGTATAACCCGGCCCAGATAAAAACGAAGCAATCACCACATCGTCTAAGGATAGCGTAAAAGCCAACAGCCACGCTGCCATTAATGCAGGCATAATTAAAGGCAAGGTAATGCTAAAGAAGACCTTAATGGGTGTAGCTCCAAGATCTAAAGCGGCCTCTTCGTAGGACTTATCAAAGTCACGTATTCGTGCCTGAATCACTACGGCAACATAAGCCACACACAACACGACATGCCCAACCCAAATGGTAAAAATACCATCATTATCCCCTGGCCAACCAATCACGTTCGACAACTCGACGAACATCAAGAGTAACGAGATCCCTAGCACCACCTCTGGAATGACCAATGGCGCACTAATCAGACCTGCATACAAGGTAAAGCCTCTAAATTTGCCCATACGCGACAAAACATAAGCCGCCCACGTCCCAATCACAACGGATGCGGTGGCGGTCATTGCGGCAATTAAAAATGATAATTTAGCTGCATTTAACAACACTTGATCAGCAAAAAGGGATTTGTACCATTTTAGCGAAAAACCAGACCACGAGGTCATAATGGCAGATTCATTAAAAGAAAACACCACTAAAAACACGATCGGCAAATACAAAAAACCAAAACCAATAAAGAGGCTTAGCGCGCGCCAATAAGGATTTGTTTTTAACATCGTTTATCCCTTTTTCTCTGCATGTAAGTGCTTGACCTGACTGTGCTGAAAGAAAATCAACGGCACAATTAACAACAACACCATTACGCACGTTACAGCTGCTGCCATAGGCCAATCGGAGTTATTAAAGAACTCACCCCACATTACACGCCCCATCATTAAGGTGTTTGCTCCACCCAGCATTTCAGGCACAACGTACTCGCCCACCGCCGGAATAAACACCAGCATAGACCCAGAAATAATGCCCGGCATAGACAAAGGCAAGGTCACTTTCCTAAAGGCCGTAAAAGGTCGAGCACCTAAGTCATAGGCAGCCTCTAGCAGCCGCGTATCTAGTTTTACTAAACTGGCATATAAGGGGAGGATGAAAAAAGGTAAGTAGGCATATACCAAACCTATATAAACCGCCAAGTCTGTTCTATAGATTTCTAAAGGTGCATCCGTAACACCTGCCCACATCAATAGAGAGTTCAATACCCCATCATTGCGCAAAATACCGACCCACGCGTACACGCGCAATAACAATGAAGTCCAAAAAGGCAAAATCACAGCCAAGAGCAAGTAGTTACGTATGCGTGGGTTAGAGCGAGCAATGTAATACGCCATGGGATAACCAACCAACACGCATAATAACGTGGTGATCAACGCCATTTTCACCGAGCTCAGATACGTTGCTAAATACAAATTATCACTAAACAATAAGATGTAGCCACGTAAATGGAGCGACCAATTTAAGGTCTCCTCTTTAAACTCGATCAAAGGCGTATAAGGAGGCACTCCAAATTGCAAATCCGCAAAGCTAATCTTTAAGACCAGCAAAAATGGGATAAACAAGAAAATGAATAGCCAAGCAAAAGGGGCTGCAATAATCAGACTGCGCCCCGACGGTTTTAATGCAGAAAAATTGAGCTTTTTCATGAGGCTAATACCGTTGCACTATCGTCCGACCAAGACACATATACTTCGTCCTCAACCTCTGGAGCATCGGCCTGAGTTAAGAACAGACTGGGCATATTGGCTTCCATCAACATGCCGCTATCAAGCCTAATCTGATAGCGCACATAACTTCCCATCCACGCCACATGCGTCACCTGGCCTCGCCCCCAGTTGCTATCTTGGGCTGGTTTTTGATGACTTACCTGAATGTGCTCGGGACGAACAGAAACATGGACCTCCATGCCCAAGGGTTCGCTAATCCCATGATTGACATGCAAATGACTGGGAAGATCCTCGCTTTGAATTTCCACATGGTCAGACTCATCAATCACAATTTCGCCTGTAAATAAATTCGTTGAGCCAATAAAACTAGCAACAAAACGTGAGTTAGGGAAAGTGTAAACATCATAAGGCGTACCACATTGCTCGATCTGTCCAGCGGTCATGACAGCGATACGATCTGCCATCGTCATGGCTTCTTCTTGATCGTGCGTCACCATAATGCACGTCACACCCACCTGCTCTAGAATCTTAACGAGTTCCACCTGCGTTTTCTGACGAATCTGCTTATCTAAAGCCGACATAGGCTCATCCAGTAGCAGCAGTTTTGGACGTTTAACCAAACTGCGCGCTAAAGCCACACGTTGCTGTTGTCCACCAGACAACTGGCTAGGCTTACGACGAGAAAACCCAGCCATTTGTACCAAGTCTAAGGCCTCAAAAACGCGCTCATGAATCTCATTAGCGGCGACGCCCTCTTGCTTGAGACCAAAAGCCACATTAGCCTCTACGCTCATGTGCGGGAAAAGCGCATAGGATTGAAACATCATATTGACTGGCCGCTTATACGGCGGCAAGTCTGTAATGTCTTCGTTATCCAAGTAAATACGCCCTGAGGTTGCCTCTTCAAAACCTGCCAACATACGCAACAACGTGGATTTACCACAACCAGAACTGCCTAATAGCGCAAAGAACTCGTGACGTCGCACCGACAGGTCAACTGACTTAACGGCAACGGTATCCCCAAAAATCTTCACTATATTTTCAACACGGACGAACTCGTCCTCAACGCCGGCCCATGACGAACCTGCAGAGCGATTTTCTACCATTTTTTATCCTTAAGGTTTAATGCGCTATGACATTAACGACCAGATTTAAGCTCAGACCACATACGAGTTTGTAAACGTTGTATGGCCAAGGGCTGTGGCTTAATCACAAATAAGGTTTTAGCAACGTCTGCTGGAGGGTAAATCATCGGATTAGTTGCAACCTCTGGCATAACGAACTCTCGCGCCGATTTATTCGCATTGGGAAAGAACATGGTGTTGGTGATTGCCGCATGTACTTTTGGTGTCTCAATGTAGTTGATGAAATGGTGCGCCGCGTCTACATGAGCTGCACTTTTTGGAATCGCCATCGTATCAAACCACACAGGAGCCCCGCCATCCGGAATGTAGTAGTCTACCTTGTAGTCTTTTTTAACCTCTCTGGCTCGGTGTGCCGAAATCATCACATCACCCGAGAACCCATACACCATACATAAGTCACCCGCAGCCAGTTCATCGATATAGCCCGAGGAGCTAAACTGACGGATAAAGGGACGAATTGTTTTTAATAGTGCGAGGGCTTCTTTGTAATCCTCTGGGTCTGAACTGTTTGGGTCTTTACCTATGTAATGTAAGACCGCCGGAAAAACCTGCGCGGCCTCATCCAGCATAGAAATACCACAGCCTTTAAGCTTTTCAGCATTTTCAGGCTTAAACAACATATCCCAATCACCTAGCTTTACGTCCTCACCCATGATCTTTTTAACCTGAGTGACGTTGTAACCCAATCCATTCGTGCCATAGCCCCACGGAATCAAGTACTCATTTCCTGGGTCCACATCCG
This Paenalcaligenes faecalis DNA region includes the following protein-coding sequences:
- the hrpA gene encoding ATP-dependent RNA helicase HrpA gives rise to the protein MQINTEQPTEVISFPTITYPEDLPVSARRAEIADAIKNNQVVIVSGETGSGKTTQLPKICLELGRGRKKMIGHTQPRRIAATSVANRIAEELQTEIGDWVGYQIRFTDKTSPRSAIKLMTDGILLAESQRDPLLRRYDTIIIDEAHERSLNIDFLLGFLSQLIQKRKDLKVIITSATIDAEQFATHFQTGGKPAPIIEVSGRLYPVEIRYRPILTDKVDQEAQKKEDISERDLNDAILDAVQECQRLGSGDVLVFLPGEREIREATDVLRKAQFVGVDILPLYARLSHAEQTRIFKPQGNARRIVLATNVAETSLTVPGIRYVIDSGLARVKRYSWRNKVEQLRIEAISQASANQRAGRCGRVGPGVCIRLYDETEFSQRAAFTDPEILRSSLAAVILRMKALRLNDVESFPFVDAPSGRAIADGYQLLQEIGALDEQRLLTKIGQEIARLPLDPRIARMILAARDQQCLSEMLIIASALSVQDPRERPMESRELAERAHQVFVEAQSEFLSFIKMWQWYAEQVKSRLSHRKLATLLRERFLSPMRFREWREVHKQLQTLIREQNWRFNEAPATYEQIHLCLLTGLVGNIGHKSEESNAYQGTRDIRFYVHPGSTLGKKAGRWVLAAELVETTRLYARCLARIEPVWIERVAAHLLKKTWSDARWEKRAGQVVANEKAALYGLTIYSGRRVHYGRINPVEAREIFIRDGLVAGEIQSNLAFLKHNDQQINAVEKLEHQSRRPDILVDDALIYAFYDNLIPADVFQTATLERWYKKLAKDQADALLLSRDQLMQHEAAGVTTDVFPRQIEWKGVKLKADYHFEPGSIRDGLTVTVPLFHLNQMDNDRAQWLVPGMLKEKVQHLLRSLPQRLRRATVPVPDYADGFHQRWFELAHAPSKSLIDALIDDVWKQKRVRLHASDFKQETLPTHLLMNFKLVDEHGRMLSGGRNIDKLKAEHGQAAQASFQEVAVKDKSVAKALDHEKITTWSFGQLPEILEIRRRGQAVIGYPALVDKGEYCELDVFDDPAVAIRHHKVGLRRLFKIALREAVRFQEKNIKDLTRMALLYMNIGTQDELKNQIIDAAIDQSCLVEPWPTDEKAFNERVEQSRNRFGLITQEVAKQANVILQTWTEFMRKLPTVKAHAQAYEDMQAQQGRLMSKWFIRDTDAQQLGHYPRYLKALQIRIDKLRADPTRDQRLLGDVLPWQTKYLRAKVALKGAEDPQLERFFWMLEELRVSLFAQELRTPMPISVKRVERAWHAMQH
- the argA gene encoding amino-acid N-acetyltransferase, which codes for MSQSDIDTLSAQDAPEFAPAQFVRWFREVAPYVHRFRGKTFVIAFGGELVRDGMLSTLIPDLSLMSALGIKLVLIHGSRPQVNEQLRVKGHDMRFGRRNEPTSAAALECAKEAAGEIRLDIEAAFSQGLPNTPMSHAQIRVISGNFVTARPMGVIDGVDYKHAGAVRKIDTNSILRSLEHEAIVLLSPLGFSPTGEAFNLAMEELALNTAVAIRAEKLIYLTPNGIATKDLGAEIAGELARIEADKLLSAGQLDDDSTVFLESASQAVKRGVPRAHLVPYPQDGGVLLEIFTHDGVGTMVVEDKLDDLRPATLDDVGAILQLIEPLEADGTLVPRGRAVVEREVERFTVLEHDGIIYGCVSITPYLSENMVEMACLIVQSEWQGEGEGELLLRHAESRAKTLGATHLFVLTTRTSHWFIKRGFMQGSVSNLPKEKQAQYNRSRNSLVFIKKLK
- a CDS encoding oxidative damage protection protein, with amino-acid sequence MSRMVQCIKLKTQAPGLEFPPYPGDLGVKIWQSISQEAWANWIQIQTRIVNENRLNLADARARKYLTEQMQRYLFEDQEVDAHGYVPPTE
- the phoU gene encoding phosphate signaling complex protein PhoU; the protein is MIEHTNKQFHSDLEATRSLFLQMGGVVESMVEQAMEALFSGDLSLVDLVREREKEVNSLEVDIDERITYIIARNQPTAIDLRLLLSISKMLTDLERCGDEAERIAKMARRLYEADTGYEPVVELRHMSNSVVSMIHQSLDAFARQDMVLAADVVRKDKDVDKEWKGSLRHIITYMIEDPRTISRSIDLIFIARALERMGDHAKNMAERVIYMVRGDDVRHTGMKNTVRTALGEDVDFDD
- the rpiA gene encoding ribose-5-phosphate isomerase RpiA, with translation MYTQDQLKQQVAAAAIDFILPKLSADTILGIGTGSTVDMFIDALAQHKGAFKAAASSSERSTLRLQQHGIEVLDLNQIQSMDWYIDGADEIDGQLNMTKGGGGALTREKIVASVAQHFLCIVDDSKVVQQLGAFPLPIEVIPMARQSVTRRLEQLGGTVKWRADFVTDNGNDIIDVHGLAITEPAQFESKINDIPGVVCCGLFALTGASVALVATQNGVTTMS
- a CDS encoding Spx/MgsR family RNA polymerase-binding regulatory protein → MIMLMIYGLKNCSTCKKAIQWLDEHQVAHQFVDYRDQPVSADLLLQWSEQLGGWAKLVNRASPTWRNLPEERKTPERDQDWLQLIADFPTLVRRPVAVDDQAVSVGFKPDLFTQRFA
- a CDS encoding ABC transporter permease subunit, giving the protein MLKTNPYWRALSLFIGFGFLYLPIVFLVVFSFNESAIMTSWSGFSLKWYKSLFADQVLLNAAKLSFLIAAMTATASVVIGTWAAYVLSRMGKFRGFTLYAGLISAPLVIPEVVLGISLLLMFVELSNVIGWPGDNDGIFTIWVGHVVLCVAYVAVVIQARIRDFDKSYEEAALDLGATPIKVFFSITLPLIMPALMAAWLLAFTLSLDDVVIASFLSGPGYTTLPVEVFSRVRLGLKPEINALATLFIFGVGLVVIVASRLQKDNS
- a CDS encoding ABC transporter permease subunit, with product MKKLNFSALKPSGRSLIIAAPFAWLFIFLFIPFLLVLKISFADLQFGVPPYTPLIEFKEETLNWSLHLRGYILLFSDNLYLATYLSSVKMALITTLLCVLVGYPMAYYIARSNPRIRNYLLLAVILPFWTSLLLRVYAWVGILRNDGVLNSLLMWAGVTDAPLEIYRTDLAVYIGLVYAYLPFFILPLYASLVKLDTRLLEAAYDLGARPFTAFRKVTLPLSMPGIISGSMLVFIPAVGEYVVPEMLGGANTLMMGRVMWGEFFNNSDWPMAAAVTCVMVLLLIVPLIFFQHSQVKHLHAEKKG
- a CDS encoding ABC transporter ATP-binding protein, coding for MVENRSAGSSWAGVEDEFVRVENIVKIFGDTVAVKSVDLSVRRHEFFALLGSSGCGKSTLLRMLAGFEEATSGRIYLDNEDITDLPPYKRPVNMMFQSYALFPHMSVEANVAFGLKQEGVAANEIHERVFEALDLVQMAGFSRRKPSQLSGGQQQRVALARSLVKRPKLLLLDEPMSALDKQIRQKTQVELVKILEQVGVTCIMVTHDQEEAMTMADRIAVMTAGQIEQCGTPYDVYTFPNSRFVASFIGSTNLFTGEIVIDESDHVEIQSEDLPSHLHVNHGISEPLGMEVHVSVRPEHIQVSHQKPAQDSNWGRGQVTHVAWMGSYVRYQIRLDSGMLMEANMPSLFLTQADAPEVEDEVYVSWSDDSATVLAS
- a CDS encoding polyamine ABC transporter substrate-binding protein translates to MNFGLAKHLFLGAVITAAFSTAQAQENVVNVYNWAEYTAPDTLSGFEEASGIKVRYDTFDSNDTLQAKLLTGKSGYDVVVPSTHYAARQIEGGLFQKLDKSKIPNWEHLDPDIMAVLADVDPGNEYLIPWGYGTNGLGYNVTQVKKIMGEDVKLGDWDMLFKPENAEKLKGCGISMLDEAAQVFPAVLHYIGKDPNSSDPEDYKEALALLKTIRPFIRQFSSSGYIDELAAGDLCMVYGFSGDVMISAHRAREVKKDYKVDYYIPDGGAPVWFDTMAIPKSAAHVDAAHHFINYIETPKVHAAITNTMFFPNANKSAREFVMPEVATNPMIYPPADVAKTLFVIKPQPLAIQRLQTRMWSELKSGR